A single Lolium perenne isolate Kyuss_39 chromosome 6, Kyuss_2.0, whole genome shotgun sequence DNA region contains:
- the LOC127305265 gene encoding AT-hook motif nuclear-localized protein 5, which translates to MDGRESTATSGPNYSPFYVQHRGMGSPPAPGPAGAAFHAAPPGGYRQQLDAVSAGYAFQQQPFGAPAHIGQGGFHHQNASSPHMLPPPQQQEQQHQGADGGGMGGGAAADGKGDQQGSEGGQDEQVKKKRGRPRKYKPDGSATALGLSSPSPSTPHSSGSGMGTMVATPGSGFGPGAIVTTPASGGSGSGALAEKRPRGRPPGSGKMQQLASLGKWFLGSVGTGFTPHVIIISAGEDIHARIMAFSQQGPRAICIISATGAVSTATLLQDSDSGSVTYEGRFEILCLSGSYLVLEEGGTRTRSGGLCIALCGPDHRVIGGSVGGVLTAAGTVQVIVGSFMYGGGSKKSKAKAEQHMEQNQEQNGGEEDAPTMALSDHNMPPNPMSGWPPGLMNQMDSGSPMYGGPQKNQAKSEQDMENEEHDGGGSEEPLAMAPPEHNMNMPPHPMGGWAPAGLMRQMDSRSSNIDINSIRE; encoded by the exons ATGGATGGGCGGGAGTCCACCGCGACGTCGGGCCCCAACTACTCGCCCTTCTACGTGCAGCACCGCGGGATGGGCTCGCCCCCGGCGCCGGGACCGGCCGGCGCCGCCTTCCACGCCGCGCCGCCCGGCGGCTACCGGCAGCAGCTTGACGCCGTCTCGGCCGGGTACGCCTTCCAGCAGCAGCCCTTCGGGGCACCCGCCCACATTGGGCAGGGCGGGTTCCACCACCAGAACGCCTCCTCGCCCCACATGCTGCCGCCGCCGCAGCAGCAGGAGCAACAGCACCAGGGCGCCGATGGTGGCGGCATGGGTGGTGGTGCGGCCGCCGACGGCAAAGGGGATCAGCAGGGGAGCGAGGGCGGCCAGGACGAGCAGGTGAAGAAGAAGCGCGGGCGGCCCAGGAAGTACAAGCCCGACGGGTCGGCCACGGCGCTGGGGCTCTCCTCGCCGTCCCCCTCCACGCCCCACTCGTCCGGCTCCGGAATGGGGACCATGGTAGCCACGCCTGGCTCTGGGTTTGGGCCGGGGGCCATTGTTACCACACCAGCTTCCGGGGGGTCTGGTTCGGGCGCGCTGGCAGAGAAGCGGCCCAGAGGGCGCCCGCCTGGGTCCGGGAAGATGCAGCAGCTGGCTTCGCTTG GAAAGTGGTTTCTTGGCTCTGTTGGAACAGGCTTTACTCCTCATGTGATTATTATTTCAGCTGGAGAG GACATTCATGCCAGAATAATGGCTTTCTCTCAACAAGGCCCAAGAGCTATTTGCATCATTTCAGCAACAGGAGCTGTCTCCACTGCTACCCTTCTGCAGGATTCGGATTCTGGTTCAGTGACATATGAG GGTCGATTCGAAATCCTGTGTCTTTCTGGATCATATTTGGTGCTAGAGGAAGGCGGTACCCGCACTCGAAGTGGAGGCCTTTGCATAGCTTTGTGCGGTCCTGACCATAGGGTTATTGGTGGGAGTGTTGGCGGAGTCCTGACAGCAGCTGGAACTGTTCAG GTGATAGTGGGAAGTTTCATGTATGGCGGTGGATCAAAGAAAAGCAAAGCCAAAGCAGAGCAACACATGGAGCAGAATCAAGAGCAGAATGGTGGCGAGGAAGATGCCCCCACGATGGCGCTGTCAGATCACAACATGCCGCCTAACCCGATGAGCGGATGGCCACCTGGCCTGATGAACCAGATGGACTCAGGGTCTCCTATGTATGGGGGTCCACagaaaaaccaagccaaatctgaGCAAGACATGGAGAATGAGGAGCATGATGGGGGTGGCAGCGAAGAGCCCCTCGCAATGGCACCTCCCGAGCACAACATGAACATGCCGCCCCACCCGATGGGCGGATGGGCACCAGCAGGCCTGATGAGGCAGATGGATTCGAGATCTTCCAACATCGACATCAACTCCATCCGCGAGTAG